ATAACCTGGTCTATTGTCTGTCATCTAACATCTATTATCCTTTGACTATCATCTAACCACAACCCATCTTTTCCCAAAGCCCGCTGGAATGTTTCCGGCGGGCTTTTTATTTATCCTTCTTCTGTTACTTTTCGAACGTTCTAAAAAACGGATTTATCCACTTCTTATGTGGAATAAATTCCACACGATAGGCATTGCACTCAACACTGCGCAAACCGGTCCTTCCATTAAACAGCTGAAACGGCACACTTAAAGACTTTGGAATGAAATTTTCACTTCACTATACAACAAACGGAATATTCATTTAATAAAAACAATAGTTATGAATACGACTGGAAAAATTGCAATAAGCACCATTGTGGGTGTTGCTTTGGGAACGGTAGCCGGCATCCTCCTGGCTCCTGCAAGTGGTAAAGAAACGCGTAAGGTTATCTCCGATAAGTATAACCAAACCAAAGAGGATTTAGCCAAAAGTGCAACGGATGTAAAGGAGAAGGTCAAAGAAAAGACACACAATGCGGCTAAGAAGGTATATGACAAAACCGCTGCCAACAACCAGGATGCATAACATCCACCAATGCAGTCATGTCAATGAACAAAGAGATAAAGCACTTGTGTAACGGGTTGGTAGACCAATCAACCCGTTACGCTCATTTGCAACTGTATTATGCCCGATTGAAAGGCACTGAACAAGTGGCCCGTGCATGCGGAACGATTTCCGCACAAGCCTTATTTCTTATGGTTTACGGGATGATCCTGTTTCTATTACTTATCTCTGGTGCATTATACATTGGAGCTGAGTTAGACAATTATGCGCTTGGCTTTCTGATCATGGGAGCTATCCTGATTGGTCTGACGCTACCGTTGATCATTTTTAAGAAACGGCTACTAACGCTGCCACTTACAAACCTTTTCATCAAATCCATCCTATATCACGATGAGAACAAAACAGATCAGGAACCTGAAAGAACTTCAGGAAGAACAAAGGAAGGTCAGAAGTGAGATTCGGGAAGTTGAGAAAAACT
The window above is part of the Flavobacteriales bacterium genome. Proteins encoded here:
- a CDS encoding YtxH domain-containing protein; the protein is MNTTGKIAISTIVGVALGTVAGILLAPASGKETRKVISDKYNQTKEDLAKSATDVKEKVKEKTHNAAKKVYDKTAANNQDA